The Tessaracoccus timonensis sequence CGAGGAGTTGCGTCCCAGGTGGAAGCGCGGCATCGCGTTCGTCGAGGGTGTGATTGGTGAGGCCATCGGCAAGCTGTACGTGGCGAAGCACTTCAAGCCCGAGGCCAAGGCCGCCATGGATGCGCTCGTGGGCAACCTCATCAAGGCTTACGACCAGTCCATCCGTGAACTCACGTGGATGTCCGAGACGACGAAGGAGCAGGCGCTCGAGAAGCTCAGGGGGTTCACCCCGAAGATCGGCTACCCGTCGCGTTGGCGCGATTACTCCGCGTTGGAGGTGGGCGACGATCTGCTCGCGAACGTGCTTGCCAGCAACGAGTTTGATTTCGAGTACTCGCTGTCGCGCGTGCTCAGCCCGGTGCAGGAATCCGACTGGGCCATGCTGCCCCAGACGGTGAATGCGTACTACCATCCGCTGCGCAACGAGATCGTGTTCCCCGCGGCGATTCTGCAGCCGCCGTTCTTCAACGTCAACGCCGACGATGCCGTCAACTACGGCGCCATCGGGGCGTTCATCGGGCACGAGATTGGGCACGGCTTCGACGACAAGGGCTCCACCACCGATGCAGAGGGCAAGATTCGTGACTGGTGGACCGCCGACGACAAGGCCGCGTTTGAGCAAGCCACGGCGCGACTCGTCAGCCAGTACGACGGGCTCTCCCCCGAAGGCGTCGACGGGCACGTCAACGGCAAGCTCACGCTCGGCGAGAATATCGGCGACCTTGGCGGCGTCGGCATCGCATACAAGGCCTGGCTGATCGCCGGCGGGCGCCCCGACGGGGAGCCGATCGACGGGTTCACTCCCGCGCAGCGGTTCTTCCTGTCGTACGCACAGGTGTGGCAGTCGAAGCGCCGCCCGGAGATGGCGAAGATGCTCCTCAGCGTCGACCCCCACTCCCCCGCTGAGTTCCGCGTGAACCAGATCGTGAAGAATGTCGACGCCTTCCACGAGGCCTTCGGTACTGCGCCGGGCGATGGTCTCTGGCTCGAGCCGGAGGAGCGCGTCAGCATCTGGTGATCGGGTCGCCCTGCTCGATGATTGAGTAGCGCCGCAGGCGCGTATCGAAATCATCCCGGACGTGGTTTCGATACGCCCGCTCCGCGGGCTACTCAACCACCAGGGACGGCGGCCCCCAGACCCACTCATCTCGATGATTGAGTAGCGCCGCAGGCGCGTATCGAAATCATTCCGGATGCGGTTTCGATACGCCCGCTCCGCGGGCTACTCAACCACCGGCCGAAGGCGCGCCTCGCCCCAACCGACCATCGAGTAGGCGACGCAGTCGCCGTATCGAGATGCGCCGGTGAAAGTAACCCAATATCCACACGCGTTTGCTCCAGAAGGCGTTTCTGTCCGTTTTTTCGGAAACGAAAGTGGATATCGGGTTAGCTGACGGATGCGACGTGGTTTCGATACGCCCGCTCCGCGGGCTACTCAACCACCAGGGGAAGGCGGCCCCCAGACCCACTCGCCTCGATGGTTGAGTAGCGCCGCAGGCGCGTACCGAAATCATTCCGGATGTGGTTTCGATACGCCCGCTCCGCGGGCTACTCAACCACCAGGGACGGCAGCGGGCTACTCAACCACCGAAGATCTGTGGCTCAGTGCTCGCGGCGGACGAGCTCGTCGCACACCTCGAACAGCGCGAGCTTGGCGTCGCCGTCCGGGAGCGGAGCGAGCGTCTCGCGGGCGAGCGCAGCGTGGCGCTCCACCTCGGCCTTCGCTTCGTCCATGATCGGGTGGGCGCGGAGCTGCCTCAGCGCCTCCGCCAGCGTGGCGTCGTCGGTGAGGTCACCGTCGATGAGCGTCAGCAGCTCGGCATCAGCCGGGTCTTTCTTCTTGCGCAGCATGAGCACCGGCAGCGTCGGCACACCCTCGCGCAGATCGGTGCCGGGCGTCTTGCCGGTCTGCTCGGAGGTGATGTCGATGAGGTCGTCGGAGAGCTGGAACACCACCCCAATCTCTTCGCCGAAGTTGCGCAGCGCCTCGATGTGCTCCGCGCTCGCATCCGCAGCCATCGCACCGAAGCAGGCCGACGCCGCGATGAGCGAGCCCGTCTTATCGGCAATCACCTGCAGGTAATGCTCGAGGGGGTCGTCATCCTCCGACGGACCGATCGTCTCCGCGATCTGCCCCTGCACGAGCCTGGAGAACGTCCTGGACTGCAGCTGCACGAACTCCGGACCAAGGCCCGCCACCATGTCAGAGGCCTGCGAGAACAGGAAATCGCCGACGAGGATCGCCACCGAGTTGCCATAGAACCGGTTCGCCGACGGCGCCCCTCGCCGCACGTCCGCCTCGTCCATGACGTCGTCGTGGTACAGGCTGGCGACGTGCGTGAGTTCCATCACCATCGCGGCGCTTTGAAGGCGCTGCTCGTCGCTCACCTCGCCAAACTCGCTGGCCACAAACACCAGCATGGGGCGGAACCGCTTCCCGCCGGCTTCAATCACGTGGCGGGCCGCCTGCGTGACGTACGGGGTGTTCGCCACGGCCGCATCGGCCAGAAGCGGCTCGAACTCGTCGAGCCGCTTCTGGATCCGTGCGTCAAATGATGCAGTCATCAGCGGATGAACTCCGAGAATTGTCCGAACAAGTCAAGGATGCCGCCGGGCACCATGCCGAGGATCACCGTCGCGAGCGCGG is a genomic window containing:
- a CDS encoding M13 family metallopeptidase → MTGLDFSHRDDEVRLVDDLFRHFHGRWLATAQIDPDKSSAGAFVDLRDDAEANVRAIVEGIRNAEPGSEEAKIAQLYASFMDEQKVEALGAAPLRPLLEAIEGITDGASLAGYLGDAARRGLLSLVHFGEETDPGDPSRYVLFIAQSGLGLPDEEYYRLEEHAEIRDAYRAHVKRMLALGGVSDAADQADAVLALETKIAAQHWDKVRCRDIVAMFNPKSWEELQSFAPGFAWERFRDAAGIPVEKLEYVVVEQPSFVEALASLVEEEPADAWRAWARWHVISSVAPYLSSQFVEANFDFYGRTLSGTEELRPRWKRGIAFVEGVIGEAIGKLYVAKHFKPEAKAAMDALVGNLIKAYDQSIRELTWMSETTKEQALEKLRGFTPKIGYPSRWRDYSALEVGDDLLANVLASNEFDFEYSLSRVLSPVQESDWAMLPQTVNAYYHPLRNEIVFPAAILQPPFFNVNADDAVNYGAIGAFIGHEIGHGFDDKGSTTDAEGKIRDWWTADDKAAFEQATARLVSQYDGLSPEGVDGHVNGKLTLGENIGDLGGVGIAYKAWLIAGGRPDGEPIDGFTPAQRFFLSYAQVWQSKRRPEMAKMLLSVDPHSPAEFRVNQIVKNVDAFHEAFGTAPGDGLWLEPEERVSIW
- a CDS encoding polyprenyl synthetase family protein, whose product is MTASFDARIQKRLDEFEPLLADAAVANTPYVTQAARHVIEAGGKRFRPMLVFVASEFGEVSDEQRLQSAAMVMELTHVASLYHDDVMDEADVRRGAPSANRFYGNSVAILVGDFLFSQASDMVAGLGPEFVQLQSRTFSRLVQGQIAETIGPSEDDDPLEHYLQVIADKTGSLIAASACFGAMAADASAEHIEALRNFGEEIGVVFQLSDDLIDITSEQTGKTPGTDLREGVPTLPVLMLRKKKDPADAELLTLIDGDLTDDATLAEALRQLRAHPIMDEAKAEVERHAALARETLAPLPDGDAKLALFEVCDELVRREH